In a single window of the Helicoverpa zea isolate HzStark_Cry1AcR chromosome 9, ilHelZeax1.1, whole genome shotgun sequence genome:
- the LOC124633319 gene encoding serine hydroxymethyltransferase isoform X2 codes for MSSSLLNGNLWDTDPELYAIIKNEKERQRAGLEMIASENFTSIPVLQCLSTCLHNKYSEGMPNQRYYGGNEFIDEIEILAQKRSLEAYRLNGDEWGVNVQPYSGSPANFAVYTGVVEPHGRIMGLDLPDGGHLTHGFFTATKKISATSIFFESMPYKVDPKTGLIDYDKLAETARLFKPRLIIAGISCYSRCLDYKRFRQIADENGALLMADMAHISGLVAAGVIPSPFEYCDIVTTTTHKTLRGPRAGVIFYRKGVRSVKANGTKVMYDLENKINQSVFPGLQGGPHNHAIAAIATAMKQATTTEFVEYQTQVVKNAQRLCKGLMSRGYEVATGGTEVHLILVDMRSAGLTGAPAERILELCSIACNKNTVPGDKSALHPSGIRLGTPALTTRGMKEADIDRVVDYIDKALKLAQEITKVSGPKVADFNKTIEENAEFKTKINKLKEEIENYSRTFPLPGFETY; via the exons ATGAGTAGTTCACTTCTCAATGGAAACCTGTGGGACACTGACCCTGAGCTTTATGCCATCATCAAAAATGAGAAGGAACGTCAGAGAGCTGGACTTGAGATGATTGCTTCGGAGAACTTCACCTCCATACCAGTACTTCAGTGCCTGAGCACATGTCTCCACAACAAATATTCTGAGGGCATGCCCAACCAAAG gtactatGGAGGCAATGAGTTCATTGATGAAATTGAAATCCTGGCACAAAAGAGGTCTCTTGAGGCCTACAGGCTGAATGGAGATGAATGGGGAGTCAACGTGCAGCCTTATTCAG GCTCTCCGGCTAACTTCGCAGTGTACACGGGTGTTGTAGAGCCCCATGGCAGAATCATGGGACTAGACCTGCCTGATGGCGGGCATCTTACTCACGGTTTCTTCACTGCCACCAAGAAAATATCGGCCACATCAATTTTCTTTGAAAGCATGCCGTATAAG GTGGATCCTAAGACTGGTTTAATAGACTATGACAAGCTGGCCGAAACTGCGAGGTTGTTCAAACCTCGTTTGATTATCGCTGGTATTAGCTGCTACTCTCGATGCTTGGACTACAAGCGTTTCCGTCAGATCGCTGACGAAAATGGAGCGTTGTTGATGGCCGATATGGCGCATATCTCTGGCCTGGTTGCTGCAG GTGTCATCCCTAGCCCATTCGAATACTGTGATATTGTAACGACCACCACCCACAAGACGCTGCGTGGTCCCCGCGCCGGTGTCATCTTCTACCGCAAGGGAGTTCGCTCCGTTAAGGCCAACGGTACGAAGGTCATGTATGATCTGGAGAACAAGATCAACCAATCCGTCTTCCCTGGACTGCAAGGTGGCCCACATAACCATGCCATTGCTGCCATCGCCACTGCTATGAAACAAGCCACCACCACCGAATTTGTTGAATACCAGACCCAA gtGGTGAAAAACGCCCAGCGCCTCTGCAAAGGACTGATGTCCCGTGGCTACGAGGTCGCGACCGGTGGCACCGAGGTGCACTTGATCCTCGTCGACATGCGCAGTGCTGGCCTCACTGGCGCTCCCGCCGAACGTATCTTAGAACTGTGCAGCATCGCCTGCAACAAGAACACGGTGCCCGGAGACAAGAGCGCACTCCACCCGAGTGGCATTAGGCTTG GAACCCCAGCGTTGACGACAAGAGGCATGAAAGAAGCCGACATTGACAGAGTTGTGGATTACATCGACAAAGCTCTGAAACTTGCTCAAGAGATTACGAAGGTGTCCGGCCCCAAAGTTGCCGACTTCAACAAGACTATCGAAGAAAACGCAGAGTTCAAAACTAAAATCAATAAACTCAAGGAAGAAATTGAAAACTATAGCAGGACGTTCCCACTTCCCGGCTTcgaaacatattaa
- the LOC124633319 gene encoding serine hydroxymethyltransferase isoform X1: MSKLLVNTFFSTLPQKFARFSSYRIVNPAQAVHGNIRSKNSNFNRQIHSSSTMSSSLLNGNLWDTDPELYAIIKNEKERQRAGLEMIASENFTSIPVLQCLSTCLHNKYSEGMPNQRYYGGNEFIDEIEILAQKRSLEAYRLNGDEWGVNVQPYSGSPANFAVYTGVVEPHGRIMGLDLPDGGHLTHGFFTATKKISATSIFFESMPYKVDPKTGLIDYDKLAETARLFKPRLIIAGISCYSRCLDYKRFRQIADENGALLMADMAHISGLVAAGVIPSPFEYCDIVTTTTHKTLRGPRAGVIFYRKGVRSVKANGTKVMYDLENKINQSVFPGLQGGPHNHAIAAIATAMKQATTTEFVEYQTQVVKNAQRLCKGLMSRGYEVATGGTEVHLILVDMRSAGLTGAPAERILELCSIACNKNTVPGDKSALHPSGIRLGTPALTTRGMKEADIDRVVDYIDKALKLAQEITKVSGPKVADFNKTIEENAEFKTKINKLKEEIENYSRTFPLPGFETY, translated from the exons atgtCCAAGCTACTAGTCAATACGTTTTTTTCCACATTACCTCAAAAATTTGCCAGATTTTCATCATACCGTATTGTGAATCCAGCGCAAGCAGTTCACGGGAATATCCGCTCTAAG AATTCCAATTTTAATAGACAAATACATAGCAGCTCAACAATGAGTAGTTCACTTCTCAATGGAAACCTGTGGGACACTGACCCTGAGCTTTATGCCATCATCAAAAATGAGAAGGAACGTCAGAGAGCTGGACTTGAGATGATTGCTTCGGAGAACTTCACCTCCATACCAGTACTTCAGTGCCTGAGCACATGTCTCCACAACAAATATTCTGAGGGCATGCCCAACCAAAG gtactatGGAGGCAATGAGTTCATTGATGAAATTGAAATCCTGGCACAAAAGAGGTCTCTTGAGGCCTACAGGCTGAATGGAGATGAATGGGGAGTCAACGTGCAGCCTTATTCAG GCTCTCCGGCTAACTTCGCAGTGTACACGGGTGTTGTAGAGCCCCATGGCAGAATCATGGGACTAGACCTGCCTGATGGCGGGCATCTTACTCACGGTTTCTTCACTGCCACCAAGAAAATATCGGCCACATCAATTTTCTTTGAAAGCATGCCGTATAAG GTGGATCCTAAGACTGGTTTAATAGACTATGACAAGCTGGCCGAAACTGCGAGGTTGTTCAAACCTCGTTTGATTATCGCTGGTATTAGCTGCTACTCTCGATGCTTGGACTACAAGCGTTTCCGTCAGATCGCTGACGAAAATGGAGCGTTGTTGATGGCCGATATGGCGCATATCTCTGGCCTGGTTGCTGCAG GTGTCATCCCTAGCCCATTCGAATACTGTGATATTGTAACGACCACCACCCACAAGACGCTGCGTGGTCCCCGCGCCGGTGTCATCTTCTACCGCAAGGGAGTTCGCTCCGTTAAGGCCAACGGTACGAAGGTCATGTATGATCTGGAGAACAAGATCAACCAATCCGTCTTCCCTGGACTGCAAGGTGGCCCACATAACCATGCCATTGCTGCCATCGCCACTGCTATGAAACAAGCCACCACCACCGAATTTGTTGAATACCAGACCCAA gtGGTGAAAAACGCCCAGCGCCTCTGCAAAGGACTGATGTCCCGTGGCTACGAGGTCGCGACCGGTGGCACCGAGGTGCACTTGATCCTCGTCGACATGCGCAGTGCTGGCCTCACTGGCGCTCCCGCCGAACGTATCTTAGAACTGTGCAGCATCGCCTGCAACAAGAACACGGTGCCCGGAGACAAGAGCGCACTCCACCCGAGTGGCATTAGGCTTG GAACCCCAGCGTTGACGACAAGAGGCATGAAAGAAGCCGACATTGACAGAGTTGTGGATTACATCGACAAAGCTCTGAAACTTGCTCAAGAGATTACGAAGGTGTCCGGCCCCAAAGTTGCCGACTTCAACAAGACTATCGAAGAAAACGCAGAGTTCAAAACTAAAATCAATAAACTCAAGGAAGAAATTGAAAACTATAGCAGGACGTTCCCACTTCCCGGCTTcgaaacatattaa